A single genomic interval of Armigeres subalbatus isolate Guangzhou_Male chromosome 1, GZ_Asu_2, whole genome shotgun sequence harbors:
- the LOC134213354 gene encoding uncharacterized protein LOC134213354, translated as MKNLTNTFNFLINNAQKLENVTFKSFDSLNFVFKLEELLYYLEVVEESLTLARRSIPSSRIIQGEELEAIQRILRNNDFGLNSVDSILNIASSYAMFNKDNIIYVLKIPLIEGALYTLNFVEAVIADYRIHVPAPFYLKGQIPLISHVPCIKLRALFVCSSSSLEPLTECMQKLISGKTADCPIERIYGGKIIRKINDGNIVIHGHNITLTSNCSITRSLSGPNLIQHSHCTLKLDDVEYSSTNLEIPPFTPITGIKSPHRTHQRR; from the exons ATGAAGAACCTTACAAACACATTCAATTTTCTGATAAATAATGCGCAGAAGTTAGAAAACGTTACATTCAAAAGTTTCGATTCACTCAATTTTGTATTCAAATTAGAAGAACTACTATATTATTTAGAAGTCGTCGAAGAATCTCTTACACTGGCCAGACGTAGCATACCAAGTAGCCGCATCATCCAAGGAGAAGAATTAGAAGCCATTCAACGAATCCTTCGCAACAACGACTTTGGACTTAATTCGGTGGACAGCATTTTGAATATTGCAAGCTCTTACGCAATGTTCAACAAAGATAATATCATCTACGTACTCAAAATACCCCTAATTGAAGGAGCATTATATACGCTCAACTTTGTCGAAGCAGTAATTGCAGATTACCGCATTCATGTACCAGCACCATTTTATCTGAAAGGACAAATTCCACTCATCTCGCATGTTCCATGTATCAAGCTCAGAGCTCTCTTTGTATGTTCCAGTAGCAGTTTGGAACCACTCACAGAGTGTATGCAAAAGTTAATCTCCGGAAAAACAGCTGATTGCCCTATAGAACGTATTTATGGAGGTAAAATTATACGGAAGATTAACGATGGCAATATTGTAATCCACGGACACAATATAACTTTGACATCCAACTGCTCAATTACCAGGTCCCTCAGTGGTCCAAATCTCATTCAGCATTCACACTGTACTTTAAAACTGGATGACGTCGAATATTCCAGTACTAACTTGGAGATACCACCCTTCACACCAATTACTGGAATTAAG TCTCCGCATCGAACACACCAGAGGAGATAA